One window of the Carassius auratus strain Wakin chromosome 20, ASM336829v1, whole genome shotgun sequence genome contains the following:
- the LOC113120923 gene encoding leukocyte elastase inhibitor-like, producing MEGLSRANSLFALDLYRALSKSNAAGNMFFSPLSISAALSMVYLGARGDTAKEMEKVLSFSSVSDVHSHFESLTSAINSPSASYILKLANRLYGEKTFCFLPEYLDSTLKLYHADLQAVDFIGASDESRQLINKWVEEQTENKIKDLIQPSMISGRTILVLVNAIYFKGNWKHVFEAGNTKEMPFKINQNESRPVQMMYREETFPFRDIPECNLKVLELPYEKEELSMFILLPNETQDGSDPLQKLESELTLDKLLDWTRKDKMETWMDIRVHLPKFKMEVDTSLSEKLQEMGMTSVFQDTMADLTGMSSQCGLVLSAVIHKAFIEVNEEGTEAAAATAAFIFLCGRSSESFTADHPFLFFIRHNPTNSILFFGRFRGPS from the exons ATGGAGGGTCTGTCTCGTGCTAACAGTCTCTTCGCTCTGGATCTCTATCGGGCTCTGAGCAAGAGCAACGCTGCGGGAAACATGTTCTTTTCTCCCCTGAGCATCAGCGCAGCGCTCAGCATGGTCTACTTGGGAGCCCGAGGAGACACTGCCAAAGAAATGGAAAAG GTTTTGTCCTTCAGTTCTGTCTCTGATGTTCACTCTCATTTTGAGAGCCTCACCTCAGCAATCAACAGTCCATCAGCCTCCTACATCCTCAAACTGGCCAACCGCCTCTACGGAGAGAAAACCTTCTGCTTCTTACCT GAGTATTTGGACTCCACTCTGAAGCTGTACCATGCTGACCTTCAGGCTGTGGACTTCATTGGAGCATCGGACGAGTCACGACAGCTCATTAACAAATGGGTGGAAGAGCAGACAGAGa ataaaaTTAAAGATCTTATTCAGCCGAGTATGATAAGTGGGCGGACCATACTAGTTCTGGTTAATGCCATCTACTTTAAAGGAAACTGGAAACACGTATTTGAAGCAGGAAACACTAAAGaaatgccatttaaaataaaccaG AATGAGAGCCGGCCTGTGCAAATGATGTACCGGGaagagacattccctttcagagACATCCCAGAGTGTAATCTGAAGGTGCTGGAGTTACCATATGAAAAGGAAGAACTCAGCATGTTCATCCTTCTTCCAAACGAAACTCAGGATGGCTCTGACCCTCTTCAGAAG CTGGAGAGCGAGTTGACGCTTGACAAGCTGCTTGACTGGACCAGAAAAGACAAAATGGAAACATGGATGGATATCAGAGTCCATTTGCCAAAGTTCAAAATGGAAGTTGATACCTCCCTATCAGAAAAACTGCAAGAGATGGGTATGACCTCTGTGTTTCAGGACACAATGGCTGATCTGACAGGCATGAGCAGTCAGTGTGGGCTCGTCCTTTCAGCAGTGATCCACAAAGCTTTTATTGAGGTGAATGAGGAAGGCACAGAGGCAGCAGCAGCCACTGCAGCCTTTATATTTCTGTGTGGCCGCAGTTCAGAAAGTTTCACGGCAGATCACCCTTTCTTGTTCTTCATCAGGCACAACCCCACTAACAGCATCCTCTTCTTTGGCAGATTCAGAGGCCCatcctaa